In Oryza glaberrima chromosome 8, OglaRS2, whole genome shotgun sequence, the following are encoded in one genomic region:
- the LOC127783065 gene encoding protein SENSITIVITY TO RED LIGHT REDUCED 1-like, whose product MERRCRLARSHLLLTLHAATMAAVGPARSCFLLALHVVAVAAAGTARGRLLLDAMGELALTALLRCDLLLFPPESSAHADLFNPVLSSVECTATAALGFSLPGVNDGYRRRVDEPILFYMPHCEASLYDALLAANWEPPSLLRHVCMMGNSFHNYAIQAEENRSGPATKAKHVLAAEQF is encoded by the exons ATGGAACGTCGCTGCCGCCTTGCGCGCAGCCACCTCCTGCTCACGCTCCACGccgccaccatggccgccgtcgGCCCTGCGCGCAGCTGCTTTCTGCTCGCGCTCCAcgtcgtcgccgtggccgccgctggCACCGCACGTGGCCGCCTCCTGCTCGACGCAATGGGCGAG CTCGCGCTCACCGCGCTCCTCCGCTgcgatctcctcctcttcccgccAGAATCCTCCGCCCACGCCGACCTCTTCAACCCCGTCCTCTCCTCGGTCGAGTgcaccgccacggcggcgctggGCTTCTCCCTGCCAGGCGTCAACGATGGttaccgccgccgcgtcgacgagCCCATCCTCTTCTACATGCCACACTGTGAGGCGTCGCTCTACGATGCCCTCCTCGCTGCCAACTGGGAGCCACCCTCGCTGCTCCGTCATGTCTGCATGATGGGCAACAGCTTCCACAACTACGCGATCCAGGCGGAGGAGAACAGATCGGGCCCTGCCACCAAAGCCAAACACGTCCTCGCGGCGGAGCAGTTCTGA